A stretch of Treponema vincentii F0403 DNA encodes these proteins:
- a CDS encoding InlB B-repeat-containing protein: protein MYNNKRHFFSFVAFLFIYFIMTVVSCKQSIGTPWYPRSVSDDAIPLYVGEITVAGAQVKADDAAESFAASSSYTVSVPNTLTDISIAQIKVKLFSDAKLEKEFPETSFTLEVAGDSVPLVTDSDIPVLLRIKPTGEQYAPVEKTLKVKRLPKSTAYLGGIMVYGIAVIPAPDFAVSGNYMVTVPNAVEAVAKENIAASLFADEKQENALSGSTVAVTGGTVQLAPDVPAAVMMTIIPPEPYETLQTTVMVTRETAQAAALSELVEIQEIKIQDKAARFVNGSYTLTLPNAVKKIAQSDIAVSLVTKDEAKTPVPEDTYSIRLLTGSSVPLGAGTPAYLAVEITLTQPAGQFIKIVKVTRERKIGGNSENPGDPSVQGGSEDEDDDIGGGGASNDENNDNTPDAGPAPIPPFDPNKPGSNPKDAGNHFKWILKTTETEIDPFDYYKSDANGFEASQFDSWVVYISAFDNGTNVASYTFKEGVWSGSPERYRGPNFGSFPKTTREVDFYRYKTRKARWEEHGGYQPDADPRDKRFYFYRFTGKTMSPKLDNSMFCVDRYSKFLFYYSDPRDINGQGVPSEWRDYAQPTEGKHKHFDEPFYMSDPVGYVEADGTVVMYEWIKRNISDNNYTAQKNSAYDKPAQRDPGKPGYSPYRDKIKGTPKTEWVENPEYTVTSVTVKKEPESREVIQGAKGWFVQAIPNAVPQGEQLSYQWYVNTVESTEGGTPVSDGKGGTDAAYYFSTDAAKEVYYYCTITNTNPTNGKSVSVQSKAVKVTVKKGMAVVHISKPKKGGTLSVTMDGQPIEDGAEIERGSVLTLTATLETDYAVASWINAKPREDNPLVADATVTQNITVGVKLKSTAAPPAPKIKLYFFSNDEQKGSLKAEINGTALEGGKTGVDVEKGSIVTFTAIPASEDYKLNRWNGNVEGTGTSPTLTVTIKETTTVAAEFALKRFPVNYVCEPVEGGTLTVLVGTLPHESGTEVEKYKNATFKATARDGYYLDHWDGWEGASAAGENATVELKIAGPTSVKAVFKREYPVTFGSDNEEQGTLTATVDGKPIESGAKVREGQNVTFTATPKPGYYVKNWEGITPQPPTPQRDPMEVTRSLSTPLNVTAVFGKIMRLTVTPKILNVDLASWSTEGSSHHADPTYVDGVHLAYKCSIKATSSEKSSSPPQWSYMFPLKNKDGLWLQVQSDHFIEKGQAINGKGQTVDGKRVDVDETFIPSSDLKLMVSNYLLKANRHDYWYAEWTTGFGVFYSTRKPALYPLQALDDNSSFALGYDETAGVWKVDKDKVNIKKSETILLPEEYKGTSPDENRTISYKGVTITYDENFSLTAGEEKDFVITYTVDNDPDPISLKKISDGTPTGTRSKGTIQVIYTIGWK from the coding sequence GTGTATAATAACAAAAGACATTTTTTTAGCTTTGTTGCGTTTTTGTTCATATATTTTATTATGACTGTTGTGTCTTGTAAACAGTCGATTGGAACGCCGTGGTACCCGCGGTCGGTCTCGGACGATGCTATTCCGCTGTATGTCGGCGAAATAACAGTGGCGGGCGCTCAGGTAAAGGCAGATGATGCCGCCGAAAGCTTTGCGGCGTCCTCCAGCTATACCGTTTCCGTACCTAATACCTTAACGGATATCAGTATCGCGCAGATAAAGGTAAAACTCTTTTCCGATGCAAAGCTGGAAAAGGAGTTTCCGGAAACGTCGTTTACGCTTGAAGTTGCAGGCGATTCCGTACCTTTGGTAACGGATTCGGATATTCCGGTGCTGCTGCGTATAAAACCTACAGGGGAACAGTATGCGCCGGTAGAAAAAACGCTGAAAGTAAAAAGACTTCCTAAGAGCACCGCTTATTTAGGCGGTATAATGGTTTACGGTATTGCCGTTATTCCGGCTCCCGATTTCGCTGTATCCGGTAACTATATGGTTACCGTTCCCAATGCCGTTGAAGCAGTTGCAAAGGAAAATATTGCGGCATCCCTTTTTGCCGACGAAAAACAAGAAAATGCCCTATCCGGCAGTACGGTTGCAGTAACAGGCGGGACTGTACAGCTTGCTCCCGATGTCCCCGCAGCAGTGATGATGACAATTATTCCTCCCGAACCGTACGAAACACTGCAGACTACCGTTATGGTTACCCGCGAAACAGCGCAGGCAGCGGCTTTAAGCGAATTGGTAGAAATACAAGAAATTAAGATACAGGATAAGGCTGCGCGCTTTGTGAACGGCAGCTATACGCTTACGCTGCCCAATGCAGTAAAGAAAATAGCGCAAAGCGATATTGCCGTAAGCCTTGTAACTAAGGACGAAGCTAAGACCCCCGTTCCCGAGGATACCTATAGTATACGGCTTTTAACGGGAAGTTCGGTACCGCTTGGCGCCGGAACCCCTGCCTATCTTGCGGTGGAGATTACCCTGACACAGCCTGCAGGGCAGTTTATAAAAATTGTAAAAGTTACGCGGGAAAGAAAGATAGGCGGCAATTCGGAAAATCCCGGCGATCCGTCCGTTCAGGGAGGTTCCGAAGATGAGGATGATGATATAGGCGGAGGCGGAGCGTCGAACGATGAAAATAATGACAATACGCCCGATGCGGGACCTGCGCCGATTCCTCCGTTTGACCCGAATAAGCCCGGTTCAAACCCTAAAGATGCGGGAAACCATTTTAAGTGGATTTTAAAGACAACCGAAACGGAAATTGACCCATTTGACTACTATAAGAGTGATGCTAATGGGTTTGAGGCTTCTCAATTTGACAGCTGGGTTGTTTATATCAGCGCGTTTGATAATGGCACCAATGTCGCAAGCTATACGTTTAAAGAGGGTGTATGGTCAGGTTCTCCGGAACGTTATAGAGGTCCGAATTTCGGATCTTTTCCTAAGACGACCCGGGAAGTTGATTTTTACCGCTATAAGACACGAAAAGCTCGCTGGGAGGAACACGGCGGCTATCAGCCTGACGCCGATCCTCGTGACAAACGCTTTTATTTTTATCGGTTTACCGGAAAGACTATGTCACCAAAACTCGATAATTCAATGTTTTGTGTAGACCGGTATTCTAAATTTCTCTTTTATTACAGCGATCCTCGAGATATAAACGGGCAAGGGGTGCCTTCTGAATGGCGAGATTATGCACAGCCTACTGAGGGAAAGCACAAGCACTTTGACGAACCGTTTTATATGAGCGATCCCGTCGGTTATGTAGAAGCAGACGGCACAGTCGTTATGTATGAGTGGATTAAAAGGAATATTTCTGACAATAATTATACCGCGCAAAAAAATTCCGCGTACGATAAACCTGCACAGCGGGATCCGGGTAAGCCCGGATATTCCCCTTACCGTGATAAAATAAAAGGGACGCCGAAGACGGAATGGGTGGAAAATCCCGAATACACGGTAACATCCGTAACCGTTAAGAAAGAACCCGAATCGCGGGAAGTTATCCAAGGTGCAAAGGGCTGGTTTGTACAAGCTATACCGAATGCCGTGCCGCAAGGCGAACAGCTAAGCTACCAGTGGTATGTCAACACGGTAGAATCTACGGAAGGCGGTACCCCTGTGTCCGACGGAAAAGGCGGAACCGATGCTGCGTATTATTTTTCAACCGATGCTGCAAAGGAAGTATACTATTACTGTACCATTACCAATACCAATCCTACAAACGGGAAATCGGTATCGGTACAGAGCAAGGCTGTGAAAGTTACGGTTAAGAAAGGTATGGCGGTTGTCCATATCAGCAAACCTAAAAAGGGAGGCACCTTGAGCGTTACGATGGACGGTCAGCCGATAGAGGATGGTGCCGAGATTGAGCGCGGTTCAGTTCTTACCTTAACCGCAACGCTCGAAACGGATTATGCTGTGGCAAGCTGGATTAATGCCAAACCGCGTGAGGATAACCCGCTTGTTGCCGATGCAACCGTAACGCAAAATATAACGGTTGGTGTAAAATTGAAGTCGACGGCGGCACCTCCTGCTCCCAAGATTAAGCTTTACTTTTTTTCTAACGATGAGCAGAAAGGTTCACTAAAGGCGGAGATTAACGGTACTGCTTTGGAGGGCGGTAAAACCGGTGTTGATGTGGAAAAAGGCAGTATTGTAACCTTTACCGCAATCCCCGCCTCTGAGGATTATAAGCTTAACCGCTGGAACGGTAATGTCGAAGGAACTGGAACTTCCCCCACGCTTACGGTAACGATTAAAGAGACTACAACGGTAGCCGCCGAGTTTGCATTGAAACGCTTTCCGGTAAATTATGTGTGTGAACCTGTAGAGGGCGGCACCCTTACTGTACTTGTGGGAACACTGCCCCATGAAAGCGGTACTGAAGTGGAAAAGTATAAAAACGCCACTTTTAAAGCAACCGCTCGCGATGGATATTACCTCGACCATTGGGATGGCTGGGAAGGAGCCTCCGCTGCTGGCGAAAACGCCACCGTGGAACTGAAAATAGCGGGACCAACTTCGGTAAAAGCAGTCTTTAAACGGGAATATCCCGTTACCTTTGGTTCCGATAACGAGGAGCAGGGAACTCTTACCGCGACGGTTGACGGCAAGCCCATCGAGAGCGGCGCCAAAGTTCGTGAAGGCCAAAACGTAACCTTTACTGCTACGCCGAAACCCGGCTATTATGTGAAAAACTGGGAAGGCATAACGCCTCAACCCCCAACGCCTCAACGGGATCCCATGGAAGTAACAAGATCCTTATCCACCCCTCTAAACGTTACAGCCGTTTTTGGAAAAATCATGCGCCTTACCGTAACTCCAAAAATCCTGAATGTGGATTTAGCGTCGTGGAGTACAGAAGGTAGTAGTCACCATGCTGATCCTACGTATGTCGATGGTGTGCATTTGGCTTATAAATGTTCAATAAAGGCCACAAGCAGCGAAAAATCTTCTTCGCCGCCGCAATGGAGCTATATGTTCCCACTTAAAAATAAAGACGGACTGTGGTTACAAGTACAGTCCGATCATTTTATTGAAAAAGGTCAGGCGATCAATGGAAAAGGCCAGACGGTCGATGGAAAACGTGTAGATGTAGATGAAACGTTTATCCCCTCTTCTGATTTAAAGTTAATGGTATCCAACTATTTGCTTAAAGCAAATCGCCATGATTATTGGTATGCAGAATGGACAACAGGCTTTGGTGTCTTCTATAGCACCAGAAAACCAGCCCTATATCCTTTACAAGCATTAGATGATAATAGTAGTTTTGCTTTAGGATACGATGAAACAGCCGGAGTGTGGAAGGTTGATAAAGATAAGGTAAACATAAAAAAGTCTGAAACTATTCTGCTACCTGAGGAATATAAAGGAACATCGCCGGATGAAAACCGGACAATTTCCTATAAAGGGGTTACCATTACCTATGACGAAAACTTTAGCCTTACCGCTGGAGAAGAAAAAGATTTTGTTATCACCTATACAGTGGATAATGATCCTGATCCTATTAGCCTAAAGAAAATAAGCGATGGGACGCCAACGGGAACCCGCTCAAAGGGAACCATACAGGTGATTTACACGATAGGGTGGAAATAA
- a CDS encoding IS3 family transposase, translated as MLCATLPVSESGFYKWKRNRKKVKAWQELLAQMHEILEEDEENKNYGVRRMQIALEQRGIKRSLSTVKRVMARGNLLHEDRRSPDGLTKADKKALRPQNIIKQDFRAQEPLRKLLTDITQILCKDGKLYVSPLLDCYAEASIQAAQKDARTAACGAEYEWSWEMLG; from the coding sequence ATGTTGTGCGCGACTCTTCCGGTCAGCGAAAGCGGTTTTTATAAATGGAAGCGAAACAGGAAAAAGGTGAAAGCATGGCAGGAACTGCTCGCTCAAATGCATGAGATTCTTGAAGAGGATGAAGAAAACAAAAACTACGGTGTGAGGCGTATGCAGATAGCGCTTGAACAACGGGGCATTAAGCGTTCATTGTCGACGGTAAAACGAGTGATGGCCCGAGGAAATCTGCTGCATGAAGACAGAAGAAGCCCTGACGGTCTTACAAAAGCCGACAAAAAGGCTCTGAGACCGCAGAATATCATCAAGCAAGACTTTAGAGCACAAGAACCTTTGAGAAAACTGCTAACGGATATAACGCAGATACTGTGCAAGGACGGAAAACTGTATGTGTCGCCGCTTTTGGACTGCTATGCGGAAGCCAGTATACAAGCGGCACAAAAAGATGCTCGGACAGCTGCATGCGGTGCAGAGTATGAGTGGAGTTGGGAAATGCTGGGATAA
- a CDS encoding transposase has protein sequence MKRYEENFKIEALKLSDEIGVKKACEQLNVNYGTLAGWRKQRVKKNKEEKSTNADIQRENSRLKKEIAELRNANEILKDALGFFVQDRKK, from the coding sequence ATGAAACGGTACGAGGAGAACTTTAAAATTGAGGCATTGAAGCTGTCGGACGAGATCGGAGTGAAGAAAGCGTGCGAGCAGCTTAACGTGAACTATGGAACATTAGCAGGCTGGAGAAAGCAGCGGGTCAAGAAAAACAAAGAAGAGAAAAGTACAAATGCTGACATTCAAAGAGAGAACAGCCGCCTCAAAAAAGAGATAGCCGAGCTTAGAAATGCGAATGAGATACTCAAGGATGCACTCGGTTTTTTCGTTCAAGACCGGAAGAAATAG
- a CDS encoding DUF4852 domain-containing protein, which yields MKKITALVVTFLIVGVSFAQIVRLDRDTAFYIYLKGSQTVLTPKDELNYAKSFENLTYRKYKNDEFEWDEQFTKIKQSLKEKIHSVDMDVSYIVMTDVKLENYDFTNEGFPVSISEKIFFPYDHFNNWASLDSDSILDKRIALKLDRFEKYNFIAMPKVEAKKFLQTRKNTYGNVNRQVSLQVTFKIAEFDSEEYKSFANIALSNDYLPVVGIIEKVEVYDTSNSYNVEKIGELMVK from the coding sequence ATGAAGAAAATTACAGCACTAGTTGTAACATTTTTAATAGTAGGTGTGTCGTTTGCACAAATAGTACGGTTAGATCGAGATACTGCATTTTATATTTACTTAAAAGGCAGTCAAACAGTTCTTACGCCAAAAGACGAACTTAATTATGCAAAATCTTTCGAAAATCTGACTTATAGAAAATATAAAAATGATGAATTTGAATGGGATGAACAGTTTACAAAGATTAAACAATCATTAAAAGAAAAAATACATAGTGTAGATATGGATGTTTCTTATATAGTGATGACAGATGTTAAGCTTGAAAATTATGATTTTACAAATGAAGGTTTCCCTGTTTCTATTAGTGAGAAAATTTTTTTCCCGTATGATCATTTTAATAACTGGGCATCACTTGATTCTGATTCAATTTTAGATAAAAGAATTGCATTAAAACTTGATAGATTTGAGAAATATAATTTCATTGCGATGCCAAAAGTAGAGGCAAAAAAATTTTTACAGACAAGAAAAAATACATATGGCAATGTAAATAGACAGGTTTCATTGCAAGTTACTTTTAAAATTGCAGAATTCGATTCTGAGGAATATAAATCATTTGCGAATATAGCGTTATCAAATGATTATTTGCCTGTCGTTGGAATAATTGAAAAAGTTGAAGTTTATGATACATCAAATTCATACAATGTAGAGAAAATCGGAGAACTCATGGTAAAATAA
- a CDS encoding ketopantoate reductase family protein produces MKLLIYGAGVIGSLYAAAFAEAGYTTTVYARGERLEALQTLGLQYEKNGKIHRSNVTVIGALEKDDWYDFIFLTVKENQVHTALQELKHNISPNIVTMVNTLEPYGNWERICGTGRIIPAFPGAGGSYENGILNADFTPRIIQVTTFAEINGNKSERLKKLAALFTASNIPHGIVKDMHCWQLCHLAMVVPIADAYYKAKNPETVWKESNIMYETVRQIKKNLQTLYCSGIKLSPPKMHLLRLLPILMLQLIFTFIFKSRFGYMFMYRHSMKAPDEMNRLHVQLYRYLEAHTANKLD; encoded by the coding sequence ATGAAACTCTTAATCTACGGTGCAGGTGTAATCGGCAGTTTGTATGCCGCTGCGTTTGCTGAAGCAGGATATACCACCACGGTGTATGCACGAGGGGAAAGGCTTGAAGCACTGCAAACCCTCGGTCTACAGTATGAGAAAAACGGCAAAATTCATAGATCAAATGTTACCGTTATCGGTGCATTGGAAAAAGATGACTGGTATGATTTTATTTTTCTAACGGTAAAGGAAAATCAAGTACATACGGCGTTACAAGAGTTGAAGCACAATATCAGTCCGAATATTGTTACAATGGTCAACACGCTTGAACCGTACGGTAATTGGGAACGTATTTGCGGAACAGGACGTATTATACCGGCATTTCCGGGTGCGGGCGGCAGTTATGAAAACGGCATCCTTAATGCGGACTTTACGCCGCGTATTATTCAAGTTACGACCTTTGCCGAAATCAATGGGAATAAATCCGAACGCTTGAAAAAACTTGCCGCTCTTTTTACCGCATCGAACATACCGCATGGGATTGTAAAAGATATGCACTGCTGGCAGCTCTGTCATCTGGCGATGGTTGTTCCGATTGCCGATGCGTATTATAAAGCAAAAAATCCGGAAACGGTTTGGAAAGAATCGAACATTATGTATGAAACTGTACGGCAAATCAAAAAGAACCTTCAAACGCTGTACTGTTCCGGCATAAAACTTTCACCGCCGAAAATGCACCTTTTAAGACTACTGCCAATTCTGATGCTGCAGCTCATTTTTACATTTATTTTTAAGAGCCGTTTCGGATATATGTTTATGTACCGGCACTCAATGAAAGCTCCCGATGAAATGAATCGGCTGCATGTACAATTATATCGGTATCTTGAAGCGCACACTGCAAACAAGCTTGACTAA
- a CDS encoding DUF4261 domain-containing protein, which yields MDKIFQQDLTKEEKVGGIFIVKLLFKAPVTMRAREQMEAVMQKRLGDAECFSYDSDTAVAQFAATRYRAEFKAGAYPPMLMIAPAAFDGNTIDDFTKSQMWDCGDDKDAILSECRYALIGTDMLAAALPASERAELDMDFTEALVELFPDCTAVYFENSGKLFTAETIRNHTLPRENRFIQFAVNVRFFTIQGGEDMLVDTLGMSLLFLPDLQYHFHGLDPNLMVNHAYNTALYLLINDNPIETGDTIDGIPDGSAQPERWICRYEESLIQPVREVLDIDTGAYAAGNRQYE from the coding sequence ATGGATAAGATTTTTCAACAGGATTTAACCAAAGAAGAAAAAGTCGGCGGCATTTTTATTGTAAAGCTCTTGTTTAAAGCGCCGGTAACAATGCGGGCGCGGGAGCAGATGGAAGCGGTGATGCAAAAGCGCTTGGGAGATGCCGAATGTTTTTCGTATGATTCGGACACCGCTGTAGCGCAGTTTGCCGCCACACGGTATCGGGCGGAATTTAAGGCTGGGGCGTATCCGCCTATGCTGATGATTGCTCCCGCCGCCTTCGATGGAAACACCATTGACGATTTTACCAAAAGCCAGATGTGGGACTGCGGAGACGATAAAGATGCCATTTTGTCCGAATGCCGGTATGCACTTATCGGTACCGATATGCTGGCGGCGGCGCTTCCCGCATCGGAGCGTGCAGAACTCGATATGGATTTTACAGAGGCGCTGGTCGAGCTTTTTCCTGACTGTACTGCCGTTTATTTTGAAAATTCGGGGAAACTTTTTACCGCAGAAACTATCCGCAACCATACGCTTCCCCGTGAAAATCGTTTTATTCAATTTGCCGTGAACGTCCGCTTTTTTACTATTCAAGGCGGCGAAGATATGCTTGTCGATACGCTCGGTATGAGCTTGTTGTTCTTACCCGACTTACAATATCATTTTCACGGACTTGATCCGAACCTGATGGTAAATCATGCATACAACACCGCGTTGTATCTTTTAATAAATGATAACCCCATAGAAACCGGCGACACGATCGACGGCATACCGGATGGTTCAGCACAGCCTGAACGATGGATATGCCGCTACGAAGAATCGCTTATTCAGCCTGTACGTGAGGTCCTTGATATAGATACCGGCGCCTATGCTGCGGGCAACAGACAGTATGAATAA